One window from the genome of Ciconia boyciana chromosome 8, ASM3463844v1, whole genome shotgun sequence encodes:
- the PRLHR gene encoding prolactin-releasing peptide receptor, with product MMNSDNLTSQSFFSVIHSNASNLFSGLQFVQTFKPLIIPCYSLVVFIGVIGNYLLIYVICKTKKMHNVTNFLVGNLAFSDMLMCATCVPLTLAYAFEPRGWVYGRFMCYFVFLMQPVTVFVSVFTLTVIAVDRYYAMVYPFRRRLTIPLCAYILAAIWLLSCTLAAPALVHTYHAEFPELDFSICEEFWFHMKRDRLAYAYSTLIITYVLPLTVISLSYLRISVKLKNRVVPGNVTQGQAEWDRARRRKTFRLLVLVVAAFGVCWLPLHIFNVIKDIDISLIDKQYFNFIQLLCHWFAMMSACTNAFLYAWLHDSFRGELKKMFAWRKKKIGPTTNCIMASVVL from the coding sequence ATGATGAATTCGGACAATTTAACCTCCCAAAGCTTCTTCTCTGTGATTCATAGCAATGCCAGCAATTTATTCTCAGGGCTCCAGTTTGTTCAGACCTTCAAGCCACTCATCATCCCCTGCTACTCGCTAGTGGTTTTTATTGGTGTCATTGGGAATTACCTTCTCATTTATGTTatctgcaagacaaaaaaaatgcacaatgtCACCAACTTTCTGGTAGGCAATCTGGCTTTCTCAGACATGCTCATGTGTGCAACCTGTGTACCCCTGACACTCGCATATGCCTTTGAGCCCAGAGGATGGGTGTACGGGCGTTTCATGTGctactttgttttcctgatgCAACCCGTCACTGTGTTTGTGTCTGTCTTTACCTTGACTGTCATAGCTGTGGATAGGTATTATGCCATGGTGTACCCATTCCGCAGGAGGCTCACAATCCCTCTTTGTGCTTATATCCTGGCTGCTATTTGGTTGCTGAGCTGTACCTTGGCTGCCCCAGCCTTGGTCCACACTTACCACGCAGAGTTCCCAGAACTGGACTTCTCCATCTGTGAGGAGTTTTGGTTCCACATGAAAAGAGATCGCTTAGCTTACGCCTACAGCACTCTCATCATCACTTATGTACTGCCTTTGACTGTCATCTCCCTGTCCTACCTGAGAATCTCAGTCAAGCTGAAAAACCGTGTGGTCCCAGGCAATGTCACCCAGGGCCAAGCTGAGTGGGACCgagcaaggaggagaaagacTTTTCGCTTGCTAGTCTTAGTGGTGGCAGCCTTTGGAGTCTGTTGGCTGCCTCTGCACATCTTCAACGTGATAAAGGACATAGACATCAGCTTGATTGATAAGCAGTACTTCAATTTCATCCAGCTGCTGTGCCACTGGTTTGCAATGATGTCTGCTTGTACCAATGCCTTCCTCTATGCCTGGCTCCATGACAGCTTCAGgggggagctgaagaaaatgtttgcctggagaaagaagaaaattggaCCCACTACAAATTGCATTATGGCCAGTGTGGTGCTGTAA